ATATCGGTCGGCCCGATACAGGGGCTTGCAAACCTGCCCGAGATGGTCGATAAGGTTGCAAAGGGCGGAGCAAATGCGGTGCTCCAGCAGAAGGGCATGGTCAGGCATGGGCACCGTGGCTACGGCAGGGATATAGGCCTGATCGTGCACATGTCCGCCTCCACGTCTCTAGGTCCTGATCCGAACAACAAGGTCCAGGTCGCCATGGTGGAGGAGGCGATAAAGCTCGGAGCGGATGCGGTGAGCGTCCACATAAATATCGGCTCTGAGACCGAGGCGGAGCAGCTCCACTTCCTCGGGATGGTCTCGGAGAGATGCGACTTCTGGGGCATGCCGCTGGTCGCGATGATGTACCCCCGCGGCAAGGATATAACAAACCCGAACGCTCCGGATGTCGTGGCGCACGCCGCCAGGGCAGGCGCAGAGCTCGGGGCTGACATCATAAAGACGAACTACACCGGATCTCCGGATAGCTTCAGGGAGGTTGTGGCAGGCTGCCCTGTGCCTGTGGTCATTGCAGGCGGCCCGAAGACAGCGACGGACCTTGAGTTCCTGCAGATGATCGAGGGCGCGATGAAGGCAGGTGCGAGGGGTGTCGCCATAGGCAGAAACGTCTTCCAGCACAGGGATCCGACCCGCATGACCAGAGCGATATGCGCGATAGTGCATCATGGGAGAAGCGCAGAGGAGGCTGCGAGAATACTGAGCGAGATCTGACGCGCGGGAGCTGATGTGCGGATCTCCGGCGATTCGTCGATGCCTCCTGATGGGGTCGGGGACGTGTTGAAAGCGTGGATCCTGGATTCATCCCGCTGGGCAGTGCGCCTGGAATCTGCGTTCCTTGGGGAGATCTCTGCGGGGATCTCCTCTCACTCGAATATATGCACCTCGACCTGCTCCCCCACGTCCAGCCCCTCAAGATCCTCAGGCACCAGAACGAAGCCGTCAGCCCGCGCGACCGAGCTCAGTATGCCTGCGCCGCTGATCATTACCGGATCAGCGACCCCGTCCTTCAGCGAGACCCTCGCGAAGGTGATGTACCCTGGCCTGGAGGGGATCTTTCTCGAGAGCATCGCATCTCTTCTCCGAACATCATCTCTGAGATGCGCAAGTCTCTTCACCGCGGGCCTCACGAGCAGGTACAGTGAGGCCAGGGCAGCCACAGGGTATCCCGGCAGGCACACAACCGGCGTGCCGCTGACGGATCCAACAGCTGTGGGCCTTCCAGGGCTCAGCCTGATGCCGTGAACCATCAGCTCGCCCATCTCCTCAAGCACGCCCGGCGCATAATCTCTATCACCTACAGAGGTCCCACCTGAGATCAGTATCAGATCAGATCCCAGGTATCTCTTTATAACACGCTTTATCGAATCCCGGTCGTCCGGTATCACGCCGGAGAGCTGCGGCTCGCCGCCCCAGAGCTTCACGTAACTGCATATCATGATGCTGTTGATCTCCCGCGCCTCGCCCGGCGCCGGCACGCTGCTCCTGGGAACGAGCTCGTCCCCGGTTGGGATAACAGCGACACGCGGTCTGGTGAAGACATCCACCTCGCCAATGCCGACCGCCCCGAGAAGCGCAAGGTCAGGAGGCCTGAGCCTGTGCTCCCGGCCGAGAACCACATCCCCGGCTCTTACATCCTCACCGACCCTGGAGACGTTTCTGTAAGGGGTGAGCTCGGCTGTGACCTCAAGGACGCGGCCGCGCAAGAACGAATCCTCAAGCATCACAACCGCATCGAACCCATCTGGGAGAGCGGCGCCGGTCCTCACCCTCACGTGCTCTGTGATCTGAACGGGCGAACTCTGAGATGCCCCGCGTGTCTGCTCTGATCTTACAGCATATCCATCCATGGCGGCCCTGTTGAACGACGGCAGATTCTCCGGCGACAGAACATCGGATGCGAGAACCCTTCCGCATGTCTCCTCGATCGGGATTTTCTCAATCTCATCTACAGGAGAGCAGAGATCCAGGAGCCTTTCAAGGGCGTAACCGACAGAGGACAGTTTTCTGAACATGTCTCACCGGCTTTAATGCATCTGTGCTGCATTTCCGTCTGCAGGCTTGCTCTCATTATCTGTTGACACATCCAGCTCAAGCATGCTCAGTATACTCTTCACATCAAGATGCCTCTCCACAGCCTTCGCCAGGGCGTCAAAGCCGTCGCTGCGTGAGACCTCCTGGCGCCTGAGCCCCCTCCGCTCGTAGAGGTAATCGAGAAATGCGTTTCTGAAGTTCTCGTTCTCGAATAGGCCGTGGAGGTATGTGCCCATCACCAATCCATCCTTTGTGACAGAGCCATCATCTCCGAACGCGCTAACCTCCCTCGAGTCCGTGATACCCATGTGTATCTCGTATCCCTTTACATGCTCCCCTTTTATCCTCCCCAGTATCGGGCCGTCTCCTGTGACCTCCTTTGTGACCTGAACGGTTCTCTTCTCGTATGCATCGAAGCGGGTCACGGCATCGATGAGCCCCAGCCCCTGGACGGATCCGCAGATATCCTCTATCCCGCAGTCGATTATCTCCTTCCCCAGAATCTGATACCCTCCGCAGATGCCGATAATCGGAACGTTCCTCAGGGCAAGAATCCTGCGATCCATCCCGTACCTCCTCATCTCAGCAAGATCTGATACGGTGTTCTTTGTGCCCGGTATTATCACTGCATCCGGATTTCCGAGATCATCCCTCAGATCGACGTACCTGACCCTGGCGTATCGCTCCAGCGGCTCGAAGTCTGTGAAGTTCGATATCCTGGGGAGCCTTATGATCGCTATCTCCGGCAAATCCTCTTTCTGTGAGATTCTCTTGTCAGAGAGCGATACCGAATCCTCGGAGGGGATCTCCAGATCCAGGTACGGAAGGATCCCGAGCACAGGGATCCCTGTCATCTCCTCCAGCATTTTTATACCCGGCTGAAGTATTGCGGGATCCCCGCGGAACTTGTTTATGACCAGCCCCTTAACCAGATCTCTGATCTCGGGCGGCAGGAGCTTCACAGTCCCGTAAAGGCTCGCGAAGACCCCGCCCCTCTCGATGTCCCCCACAAGTATTACGGGGGCTCTGAGCCTGGATGCGACGTATATGTTCGCGATATCCCTGTCGAAGAGGTTTATCTCAGCCGCCCCTCCCGCCCCCTCAACGATGATGTAATCGTAATCCCTGCTCAGCTCCTCGATCGCGGAATCGACGATCTCCTTCAGGCTGTCTATATCCTTGTAGTAATCAGCAGCCGACTTGTCTGCCACCGGCCTTCCCATTATTATGACCTGAGATGTCCGGTCACCCTTTGGCTTGAGCAGTATGGGGTTCATGAGCACGGACGGCTCCAGGCCGGCTGCCCATGCCTGCACAGCCTGGGCTATCCCCATCTCTCCGCCTGAGGATGTCACCCACGAGTTCAGGCTCATGTTCTGGGACTTGAACGGGGCGACGCGAAGACCGCGGTTTTTGAGCATCCTGCACATGGCGGTTACCAGTATGCTCTTTCCTGAGTGGGATGTTGTGCCCAGAATGATCAGGTACTTAGTCATCCAGCAGACCTCTCGAGATGGTTGTATTTGTCACTTCGCTCATCCATTGGCAGCGCTGTGTGCAGTTGCGGGGAACACTCGCTGCGCTGGATCTTCTCAGCCACGAGCCAGAAATCCTGACCTTTGCGGCTGAATCCGATTCCCTCCCGGGAGGCGTAAAGACCGCTGGCTGCAGGAGTTTCTGGAACCCAATCTGGACATTGCGTGACACGCGCATGCTTCTCCGAAGCTGATGGCACGGGCGCTGGCAGGATGTCTCACCCTGCAATCCTCTCCAGCTCTCTCCTGACCCTCTCGAACTCCTCATCCAGAGCCCTCAGCCTTTCCCCCACCTCATCAAGCTTCGCCTCTCGCCCGAGCGCCTCGATCTCCGCGCATATCCTGGACAGGCGCAGCGCCCCTATGCTCGCGCTTGCCGACTTCATGCTGTGGGCTGCCCTGTGTAGCGCATGCGGATCATTTTTTTCAAGGGCCTCATGCATCGATGCTATCCTTGATGGGGCGTTGCTCAGGAATATCGCTCCCAGCTCCGCAACCACATCCGGCTCGCCCGCCTCCTGGAGCTCCCTGAGCCTGGACAGCGTCGAGCGATCCAGAACACCCTTCACATTCTCGATCGCTGCCTTCAGCTTCTCCATTGTCACAGGCTTGCTTATGTAATCGTCCATTCCCGCTGCGATGCACCTCTCACGATCTCCCTCCAGCGCATAGGCTGTTATCGCCACGATACGTGGTCCTTCATATCCCTTCAACTCCCGTATTCTCCGGGCCGCCTCCAGGCCGTCCATCTCAGGCATCTGCACGTCCATGAGCACGAGATCGTAATCGCGATGCTCGAGGGCGCTTAGAACCTCAAGCCCGTTACGCGCTGTATCCGCCCTGTAGCCGAGATGCGAGAGCATCATGAGCACCACCTTCAGGTTCACCGGATTGTCCTCGGCGACAAGGATCCTCAGGTCGCGCTCCTCGACCTCATGAGGTGCGTCGGCCTCCTCTGCCCCCGTGACTGCGATCATCGCTGAGATCATCTGCGAGTGCTTCACAGGCTTCGGGATCGCCGGCGTATCGGGCGAGACGCTTGGCTTCAGCAGATCCGTGATCGCGAGAACCCGTGAGCCCGGCATGGCAGATTTTATTCTCATGATATCGCTGCCGTCAGCAGATTCTGCGATCACAAAATCGAAGTTCTCCCTGAGAAGAGAGTCATCCAGGAAGGGCGCATCCACGACATCGATCCTGTAAGAGCAGAGCAGCGTTTTTAGCACACTTCTGGCGGTATCGTTTCTGTAGATCAGCAGGGCGCGCCTTCCCTTCAGCATATCGCTCCTTTCCTGTGGTTGCTCTGAGACCCTTGCTTTTATCGTGAAGTGGAATGTTGAGCCAGCTCCAGGGGAGCTCTCAGCCCAGATCCTGCCCCCCATCATCTCAACGAGATGTTTGCTGATTGCAAGACCCAGACCAGTTCCGCCGTACCTCCTTGTGATCGAGGAATCGACCTGGCTGAATGTCTGGAAGAGCCTGCTCATCCTCTCCGCAGGAATCCCTATGCCGGTATCCCTGACTGAGAAGTGCAGTTCTGACAGGCCCTCATCCATATGCAGGCAGCTCACCCTGAGGAAGACCTCGCCCTTATCGGTGAACTTGATCGCGTTCTCCAGAAGGTTGACCAGCACCTGTCTGAGCCTTGTGACATCTCCTATAACCAGCTCCGGCACATCCTCGTCTATGAGATAGATCAGCTCGATCTGCTTCTCGCCCGCTTTTACAGCGAGGATATCCATGCAGGTCTCGACGCACTCCATGATGCTGAACGGGCTCGAATCAAGCTCGAGCTTTCCATCCTCGATCTTCGAGAGATCCAGTATGTCAGCGAGCATCTCCAGAAGCGCACTTCCGCTGCTCTGTATTGCGCTGACGTACGACCTCTGCTCCGGGGTGACGCTTGTCCTCAGGAGCAGCCCTGACATGCCTATTATCGCGTTCAGGGGGGTCCTGATCTCATGGCTCATGTTCGCAAGGAACTCCGCCTTCGATCTCGCAGCCTCCTCAGCAGCCTCCTTCGCTTTTCTGAGGTCCTCAGCCGCTTTTATGTCTTGGGTCACGTCCTCGAAGATGCCCAGCCTCCCGAAGTACCTCCCGGATCTGTCGATGATATCCGTCGCGAAAACCTTTATCACCCTATCATCTGTTCTGATCTCGATCCCGGCCTCGTCGCTGCGGCCGTAGATCCCTCTGAGCGCTTCTCCTGCATCCGAATGCATCGAGCCTATCCGCGAGAAGAGATCGTTGCCATCAATCCTTCCGGATCTGAGATCATCCTCGAGATCCTCAACACCCAGAAGCTCGCAGAACCTGTGGTTGAGGTAAATACTCCTGCCCGTCTCTCTGTCGAGCACATAGAATCCGAAGGGTATGCTCTCGGTCATGGATCTCATCAGAAGCTCACTCCACCTGAGACGCTCCTCGGCGAGCCTCCTCTCGGTTGCATCCCTCTGTATCGATACCCAGTGGGTGATCTCGCCCCTGTGATCCCTCACAGGGAAGATGTTCAGCTCGACCCAGAACTTTGAGCCGTCCTTCCTGTAGTTGACGATCTCCTGGTTCGCAGGC
The sequence above is drawn from the Methanothrix sp. genome and encodes:
- the cobQ gene encoding cobyric acid synthase CobQ, with the protein product MTKYLIILGTTSHSGKSILVTAMCRMLKNRGLRVAPFKSQNMSLNSWVTSSGGEMGIAQAVQAWAAGLEPSVLMNPILLKPKGDRTSQVIIMGRPVADKSAADYYKDIDSLKEIVDSAIEELSRDYDYIIVEGAGGAAEINLFDRDIANIYVASRLRAPVILVGDIERGGVFASLYGTVKLLPPEIRDLVKGLVINKFRGDPAILQPGIKMLEEMTGIPVLGILPYLDLEIPSEDSVSLSDKRISQKEDLPEIAIIRLPRISNFTDFEPLERYARVRYVDLRDDLGNPDAVIIPGTKNTVSDLAEMRRYGMDRRILALRNVPIIGICGGYQILGKEIIDCGIEDICGSVQGLGLIDAVTRFDAYEKRTVQVTKEVTGDGPILGRIKGEHVKGYEIHMGITDSREVSAFGDDGSVTKDGLVMGTYLHGLFENENFRNAFLDYLYERRGLRRQEVSRSDGFDALAKAVERHLDVKSILSMLELDVSTDNESKPADGNAAQMH
- a CDS encoding molybdopterin molybdotransferase MoeA produces the protein MFRKLSSVGYALERLLDLCSPVDEIEKIPIEETCGRVLASDVLSPENLPSFNRAAMDGYAVRSEQTRGASQSSPVQITEHVRVRTGAALPDGFDAVVMLEDSFLRGRVLEVTAELTPYRNVSRVGEDVRAGDVVLGREHRLRPPDLALLGAVGIGEVDVFTRPRVAVIPTGDELVPRSSVPAPGEAREINSIMICSYVKLWGGEPQLSGVIPDDRDSIKRVIKRYLGSDLILISGGTSVGDRDYAPGVLEEMGELMVHGIRLSPGRPTAVGSVSGTPVVCLPGYPVAALASLYLLVRPAVKRLAHLRDDVRRRDAMLSRKIPSRPGYITFARVSLKDGVADPVMISGAGILSSVARADGFVLVPEDLEGLDVGEQVEVHIFE
- a CDS encoding 2-amino-3,7-dideoxy-D-threo-hept-6-ulosonate synthase, which produces MSEIGKRVRLERIMDRDSGNTVIIPLDHGISVGPIQGLANLPEMVDKVAKGGANAVLQQKGMVRHGHRGYGRDIGLIVHMSASTSLGPDPNNKVQVAMVEEAIKLGADAVSVHINIGSETEAEQLHFLGMVSERCDFWGMPLVAMMYPRGKDITNPNAPDVVAHAARAGAELGADIIKTNYTGSPDSFREVVAGCPVPVVIAGGPKTATDLEFLQMIEGAMKAGARGVAIGRNVFQHRDPTRMTRAICAIVHHGRSAEEAARILSEI